In the Limibacillus sp. genome, one interval contains:
- a CDS encoding DsbE family thiol:disulfide interchange protein codes for MLRKLLFILPSVIFLGVIAFSLWGLLSDRDPSAVPSALVNKPLPEFDLPPVEGMTGPGLSSAELADGEVKVINIFASWCIPCRAEHELITKLAEEHGVPVYGINYKDKPADARLWLAELGNPYRSIGADREGRVAIDFGVSGVPESYLIDGEGVIRFQQIGPIVGPDLEDKILPILEEIGG; via the coding sequence ATGCTGCGCAAGCTCCTCTTCATCCTGCCGAGCGTCATCTTCCTGGGCGTGATCGCCTTTTCGCTCTGGGGACTCTTGAGCGACCGCGACCCCTCCGCGGTGCCCTCGGCCCTGGTGAACAAGCCCCTGCCCGAGTTCGACCTGCCGCCGGTGGAGGGCATGACCGGGCCCGGCCTCTCCAGCGCCGAACTGGCCGACGGGGAGGTCAAGGTGATCAACATCTTTGCCTCCTGGTGCATACCCTGCCGCGCGGAGCACGAGCTGATCACCAAGCTCGCCGAGGAGCACGGGGTGCCGGTCTACGGCATCAACTACAAGGACAAGCCCGCCGACGCCCGGCTCTGGCTGGCCGAACTCGGCAATCCCTACCGCTCCATCGGCGCCGACCGGGAGGGCCGCGTCGCCATCGACTTCGGTGTGTCCGGTGTGCCCGAAAGCTACCTGATCGACGGCGAGGGCGTGATCCGCTTCCAGCAGATCGGCCCCATCGTCGGCCCCGACCTGGAGGACAAGATCCTGCCGATCTTAGAGGAGATCGGCGGATGA